The Chloroflexota bacterium genomic sequence GGAAGATCGCGCCGGTCGAGACGATGGTGGGAATCAGCACCAGCGGCTTATTCAGCTTCCAAGCCACAAACTTGCCCACGTCCAGCGCGTTGCCGCCGCCGATGCCCAGCACCACTTCCGCATCGGGCAACCGTTCGATCAGCGGCTCGACATATTCCTCGGTCATGCCCTGCTGGAATTCGAGCTGCCGCGGCGGGTGGGGAAAAAACTCCTCCACCACGGCCCACGCGCTGGGCGAAGTGATGGCGAGATAGGACGTGTAGGTCGGCCCGTAGGCCGCGAGCAGATCGTGACCGTACCGGGCGTCCCATTTCCGGCTATCGAGCACCATTCACGCCTCGTCTCCGCCGCAGCCTGCGGCCATCATACGCCCGCGCGACTAGTCGGCGGCAGGATATCTCTCAGCCAGCGCCAGCCGGTCGATCAGCTGCCCGATCTCGTCCCGCGTCGCCTTGTCGATCGTGGGCGCCGGATCCCGCACCGTCTCGTGGTCGATCAGCCCCCGCCGCTTGAGAATCTCCTTGCGCACCGCCCACATCAAGCCGGGCCGCGCGTCCATCGCCGTCAGCGGCATCAGGCGGTCCCAGAGCGCATTCGCGCCCGCCGCGTCGCCGGCGTGGAACAGCGCCAGGGTCTCGACAATGACCTCGGGATAGGGATAGCCCGTCATCATGCCGCTCGATCCTCGTTCCAGCTCTTGCACGAAGGACGTGCCGGCCGCCGAGTACAGCGGTCGCGCGTCGCCGACCAAGGCCCGCACCGCGCTCAGGCGCTGCGTCACCGGCTGCCCTTCGACTTTGAATGCGGCCACGCCCTCCACCTCGCGGGCAATGCGCGCCACCAGCGCGGCGCTCATGGCCACGCCGCTGGTGTTCGGCTCGTCCTGGACGATTACCGGCACGTCCAGCGCGTCCGTGACCGCCGCGTAGTGGCGCACCACCGCGTGGTCCGTGGGAGCCGTGGC encodes the following:
- a CDS encoding dihydrodipicolinate synthase family protein encodes the protein MSDARLGRFYSILQTPFDADGAIDRASLTRLLRHRETCGCDGLFLLGVASEAMFLSRAEQEEVVGLVTGELGGRLPVLVAAYAPATAAVIELGRRWTDLGASGAVVLPPYATAPTDHAVVRHYAAVTDALDVPVIVQDEPNTSGVAMSAALVARIAREVEGVAAFKVEGQPVTQRLSAVRALVGDARPLYSAAGTSFVQELERGSSGMMTGYPYPEVIVETLALFHAGDAAGANALWDRLMPLTAMDARPGLMWAVRKEILKRRGLIDHETVRDPAPTIDKATRDEIGQLIDRLALAERYPAAD